From the genome of Clostridium sp. BNL1100, one region includes:
- a CDS encoding HAMP domain-containing sensor histidine kinase — protein sequence MSILIGIVTVSVLLNIILALRITVNQKGISYIAGVLSDISNFRSNRRIHIGLKYKSLKDISSELNILLDKFQSTLDEKQTLEIAHKQLIANISHDIRTPLTSLLGFVEVLQKGDGISNTEQKEYLGIIHTKAQNLYKMIQDFFELSQLESEDTPIRLVKTDLTDLAEEAIAAFYQDFVMNGITPDIQLPKQPVYVWGDRMSLQRILNNLISNALKYGKDGRVTGIFVREESDKVWLDVWDRGNGIPEQDLPLVFNRLYTSEISRNSSMRGTGLGLAITKQLVEKQNGEIEVSSIPGEKTVFSFSLIKYRI from the coding sequence ATGAGTATATTAATTGGAATTGTAACTGTATCAGTACTTTTAAACATTATACTTGCGTTGAGAATTACTGTTAATCAAAAGGGTATAAGCTACATTGCCGGGGTGTTGTCGGACATCAGTAATTTCAGATCGAACAGAAGAATACATATCGGCTTGAAATATAAATCACTCAAAGACATAAGCAGCGAGCTGAATATACTTCTCGATAAATTTCAAAGTACACTTGACGAAAAACAAACTCTCGAAATTGCCCACAAACAGCTCATCGCAAATATATCCCATGACATCCGTACACCCCTTACGTCACTCCTTGGCTTTGTGGAGGTACTTCAAAAGGGTGATGGTATCAGTAATACTGAACAAAAGGAATATCTGGGTATTATCCACACAAAAGCACAGAATCTGTATAAAATGATTCAAGACTTTTTTGAGCTGTCGCAGCTTGAATCGGAAGATACGCCTATAAGGCTTGTGAAAACTGATTTGACAGATTTAGCAGAAGAAGCTATCGCAGCCTTTTATCAGGATTTTGTCATGAACGGCATAACACCGGACATTCAGCTTCCTAAGCAGCCGGTTTATGTTTGGGGGGACAGAATGAGCTTGCAAAGAATTCTAAACAATCTTATATCGAACGCTTTAAAGTATGGAAAAGACGGAAGGGTAACAGGTATTTTTGTGAGAGAAGAGTCCGACAAGGTATGGCTGGATGTGTGGGACAGGGGAAATGGAATACCTGAGCAGGATTTACCACTTGTTTTTAACCGGTTGTATACCTCGGAAATTTCAAGAAACAGCAGTATGCGCGGTACCGGATTGGGGCTTGCAATTACAAAACAACTGGTTGAAAAGCAAAACGGGGAGATCGAAGTATCC
- a CDS encoding response regulator transcription factor: protein MVEQIKILIVEDDREINMLIADNLIKEGYCVISTYDGAAATEKFTADKFQLVILDIMLPKVGGYEVLQKIREKGNTPVLILSAKCQETDKIIGLGLGADDYLAKPFGIGELTARVKAQLRRYLKFSCETDRQTQIVSHMDIEMNIGTYEVKVGGNSVTLTAKEFEILKLFLQNPRKVFTKNQLFKSIWGGNYINDENTVMVHIRRLREKIEKNPSNPKYIQTIWGIGYKLVEE, encoded by the coding sequence ATGGTGGAGCAAATAAAAATACTCATTGTTGAGGATGACAGGGAAATCAACATGCTTATAGCTGACAATCTGATTAAGGAAGGATATTGCGTAATAAGCACATATGATGGTGCAGCCGCTACAGAAAAGTTTACGGCTGATAAATTCCAGCTGGTTATTCTGGATATAATGCTTCCTAAGGTAGGGGGCTACGAAGTTTTACAAAAAATAAGGGAGAAAGGAAATACTCCCGTGCTCATATTATCTGCGAAATGTCAGGAAACAGATAAAATAATTGGTTTGGGGCTTGGTGCTGATGATTATTTGGCCAAGCCCTTTGGCATTGGTGAATTAACAGCAAGGGTAAAAGCACAGCTGAGAAGATATTTGAAATTTTCATGTGAAACCGACAGGCAAACACAAATAGTCAGCCATATGGACATTGAAATGAATATAGGTACGTATGAAGTGAAAGTAGGGGGCAACTCCGTTACATTGACAGCCAAGGAGTTTGAAATACTGAAACTCTTCTTACAGAATCCCAGAAAGGTATTTACCAAAAACCAGCTTTTTAAATCAATATGGGGTGGAAACTATATAAACGATGAGAACACTGTCATGGTTCATATAAGAAGGTTGCGTGAAAAAATTGAAAAAAACCCTTCAAATCCAAAATATATACAGACTATCTGGGGAATAGGCTACAAGCTTGTAGAGGAGTAA
- a CDS encoding metal ABC transporter substrate-binding protein yields the protein MKQGKLLRTLLITLAFSFILAGCSNGTANTTEKAETTIVTSFYPMYIFTQNIVKDIPGIKVENMTEPQQGCLHDYQMVPADLKTLEKADIFVINGAGMEAFMDKVIKQRPSLKIVEASKNMELLKDANGEDNAHVWVGISGAIQEVKNISEGLAKADTKNAEAYRKNASEYVKQLEAQREKMHKELDGFKNKNVITFHEAFPYFAKEFGLNIVSVVEREPGTEPSAGELAGLIDKIKNSNVKILFAEPQYSAKAAESIAKQTGAKVYLLDPVVTGEKNAPADSYIKTMEENLKVLVKAFKENQ from the coding sequence TTGAAACAAGGTAAACTCTTAAGAACGTTGTTAATAACGTTGGCGTTCTCATTTATATTAGCCGGCTGTTCCAACGGGACGGCAAATACTACAGAAAAAGCAGAAACTACAATAGTAACTTCATTTTATCCCATGTATATTTTTACTCAAAACATTGTAAAGGATATACCCGGTATAAAGGTTGAAAACATGACGGAACCCCAGCAAGGCTGTCTTCACGATTACCAGATGGTTCCTGCGGATTTAAAAACCCTTGAGAAAGCAGACATATTTGTAATTAACGGGGCAGGGATGGAAGCTTTTATGGACAAAGTAATCAAGCAGAGGCCGTCCCTTAAAATAGTTGAAGCCTCAAAAAACATGGAGCTACTAAAAGATGCTAACGGAGAAGATAATGCACATGTCTGGGTAGGTATTTCAGGTGCGATACAAGAAGTCAAAAATATTTCTGAAGGACTTGCAAAGGCAGATACAAAAAATGCTGAAGCCTACAGGAAAAATGCTTCTGAATATGTAAAGCAGCTTGAGGCTCAGAGAGAAAAAATGCACAAGGAACTGGATGGATTCAAAAATAAAAATGTTATCACCTTCCACGAGGCCTTTCCGTATTTTGCAAAGGAATTCGGACTGAATATAGTGTCTGTAGTGGAACGTGAACCCGGAACGGAACCGAGTGCCGGAGAGCTCGCAGGATTAATTGACAAGATAAAAAATTCAAACGTAAAAATACTCTTTGCAGAACCTCAGTATTCTGCAAAAGCGGCAGAATCAATTGCAAAACAAACCGGTGCAAAGGTTTATCTCCTTGATCCTGTTGTAACAGGAGAGAAAAATGCACCTGCAGACAGCTATATAAAGACTATGGAAGAGAATCTGAAAGTTTTGGTTAAGGCTTTTAAGGAGAATCAGTAG
- a CDS encoding PfkB family carbohydrate kinase: MGKYDIYLYGMTLVTTMNLLEGEYPEADTYSEIKESYVLPGGETGSCAVVLSALGCTVKLDGNFQGRRTEEVLEEYLVGMFGIDMSGVYFDETFDGVQDMVLIGTNTRTCFGRFGSYFSNETKRWNKPDSKDIENCEVVGLDPFFMEQSEAVAYCCHELGKKYVTIDCKYDTVIHKYSEVNIISNEFIRNNYPQRDVEELFREYTANTEGLVIFTFGSQEIMFGRKNQPVKKMKPYKVNVQSTLGAGDSFKAGAIYGVLKNMNDQQTVQFAAATAATVCSRFPLALYPPDLETINKLINK; the protein is encoded by the coding sequence ATGGGAAAATATGATATTTACCTTTACGGCATGACTTTGGTTACAACCATGAATTTGTTGGAGGGAGAGTACCCGGAAGCTGATACTTATTCCGAAATAAAGGAAAGCTATGTACTGCCGGGAGGGGAAACCGGAAGCTGTGCAGTAGTACTGTCTGCACTTGGCTGTACCGTAAAGCTTGACGGAAACTTTCAGGGACGAAGAACCGAGGAAGTTCTGGAAGAATACCTTGTGGGGATGTTCGGAATTGATATGTCAGGGGTTTACTTCGATGAGACTTTTGACGGAGTTCAGGACATGGTGTTAATAGGTACAAATACTAGAACATGCTTTGGAAGATTTGGTTCATATTTCAGTAATGAAACAAAAAGATGGAATAAGCCTGACAGTAAAGATATTGAAAACTGCGAGGTTGTGGGACTCGACCCCTTCTTTATGGAACAATCCGAAGCGGTTGCATACTGCTGCCACGAATTAGGAAAGAAGTATGTTACTATCGACTGCAAGTATGATACGGTAATTCATAAATATTCAGAAGTTAATATTATATCCAATGAGTTTATCAGGAACAATTATCCTCAGAGGGACGTTGAAGAACTATTCAGAGAGTATACAGCAAACACAGAAGGTCTGGTAATATTTACTTTTGGTTCCCAGGAAATCATGTTCGGACGAAAAAATCAACCCGTAAAAAAAATGAAACCCTATAAGGTAAATGTGCAGAGTACTCTGGGTGCCGGAGACTCTTTTAAGGCCGGGGCAATATATGGAGTACTAAAAAATATGAATGACCAACAAACAGTACAATTTGCCGCAGCAACGGCAGCAACTGTGTGCAGCCGATTTCCTCTTGCATTGTATCCCCCTGATTTGGAAACAATAAATAAGTTGATTAATAAATAA
- a CDS encoding HAMP domain-containing sensor histidine kinase, with protein MKLLKNKEIQLIIGIITVLLIAFGAVSYYTVKNFADSVNKIQIQQNTAVIGTIIKQYPQLESDIIKNYTKGFKEDYEYGKSILKKYSYNESLGIEKNYMLENSFRKANTRIGITLVFFWAVLIVLCVLCFNRVFSKIRKISISAEAIVEGNYDSIKGDTQEGDIGYLIYQINCMSERLSENVHALENEKIFLKRIMADISHQLKTPLASLIMFNDIMKNDSTLSEEERDGFVLESKNQLDRMEWLIKNILKMAKLEAGVVEFTMEEADISETVQRSLSPLKAIASEKNVDIRLHGSSNIIVKHDINWTTEAFSNIIKNCIEHSNTRGDIRISWDENNVFVQIIIEDEGQGIPKDELPRIFDRFYKGSYSCNPTNIGIGLYITKTIVEGQNGSIYVSSTPGKGTRFTVRLMKKPL; from the coding sequence TTGAAGCTTCTGAAAAATAAAGAAATCCAGCTTATCATAGGGATAATTACAGTTCTACTTATAGCTTTCGGTGCTGTTTCTTATTACACAGTAAAAAACTTTGCAGATTCTGTTAATAAAATACAAATTCAGCAAAATACTGCGGTGATAGGTACTATTATAAAACAATATCCGCAGTTGGAAAGTGATATTATTAAGAACTACACAAAGGGTTTCAAGGAAGACTATGAGTATGGAAAATCAATTTTAAAGAAATATTCCTATAACGAAAGTCTTGGCATAGAAAAGAATTATATGCTTGAAAATAGCTTTAGAAAGGCAAATACCAGAATAGGAATAACTCTTGTATTCTTTTGGGCGGTTCTGATTGTGTTATGTGTCCTTTGTTTTAATAGAGTTTTCTCTAAAATAAGAAAAATCAGTATCAGTGCGGAAGCCATTGTAGAAGGAAATTACGATTCAATAAAAGGGGATACCCAAGAAGGAGATATCGGATATCTTATATATCAGATAAATTGTATGAGTGAACGATTAAGTGAAAATGTTCATGCTTTGGAAAATGAAAAGATATTTTTGAAACGAATCATGGCAGACATATCCCATCAACTTAAAACACCCCTTGCTTCTCTTATAATGTTTAACGACATAATGAAAAATGACAGTACCCTTTCTGAAGAGGAACGGGATGGTTTTGTTTTGGAGAGTAAGAATCAGCTGGATAGGATGGAATGGCTCATAAAAAACATACTCAAAATGGCAAAACTTGAGGCGGGAGTAGTTGAGTTTACAATGGAGGAAGCAGATATTTCTGAAACAGTTCAAAGGAGTCTTTCTCCCCTTAAAGCAATTGCTTCTGAAAAAAATGTGGATATAAGGCTCCACGGTTCTTCAAACATTATAGTAAAGCATGATATAAACTGGACTACAGAAGCATTTTCAAACATTATTAAAAATTGTATAGAACATAGTAACACAAGAGGAGATATTAGGATATCCTGGGATGAAAATAATGTTTTTGTACAGATAATCATTGAGGACGAGGGTCAGGGGATTCCCAAGGATGAGCTTCCAAGAATCTTTGACAGATTCTATAAAGGGTCTTACAGCTGCAATCCAACAAATATCGGAATAGGACTATACATTACCAAGACTATTGTGGAAGGTCAGAACGGGTCAATATATGTAAGCAGTACCCCGGGAAAAGGTACCAGGTTTACAGTGAGACTCATGAAGAAACCCCTTTAA